The following are encoded together in the Nocardioides thalensis genome:
- a CDS encoding adenylosuccinate synthase, translating to MPAIVIVGAQWGDEGKGKATDHLGDRVDYVVKFNGGNNAGHTVVIGKEKFALHLLPSGILTPGVTPVIGNGVVVDIDVLFQEIDGLEARGVDTGRLKVSASAHVIPDYNRTLDKVAERFLGSRRIGTTGRGIGPTYADKMNRIGIRVQDLFDEKILEQKVEGALDLKSQVLTKVYNRRAPSVQQTVEELLSNAERLAPYVCDTGLLLGQALDRDETLLLEAGQATLLDVDHGTYPFVTSSSATAGGACTGSGIPPTRIDQVIAIVKAYTTRVGEGPFPTELLDADGEFLRNAGAEFGTTTGRPRRCGWYDAVIARYAARINGVTDFVLTKLDVLTGIEQIPVCVAYDVDGVRLDDMPVNQTDFHHAKPVYEFFPGWSEDISGARTLEDLPKNAQSYVQALEEMSGARMSVVGVGPEREQAVVLHPLR from the coding sequence ATGCCGGCAATCGTGATCGTCGGAGCCCAGTGGGGCGACGAGGGCAAGGGCAAGGCCACCGACCACCTCGGTGACCGCGTCGACTACGTGGTGAAGTTCAACGGCGGCAACAACGCCGGCCACACCGTGGTCATCGGCAAGGAGAAGTTCGCCCTCCACCTGCTGCCCAGCGGCATCCTGACCCCCGGCGTCACGCCGGTGATCGGCAATGGCGTCGTCGTCGACATCGACGTGCTGTTCCAGGAGATCGACGGCCTCGAGGCCCGCGGCGTCGACACCGGCCGGCTGAAGGTCAGCGCCAGCGCGCACGTCATCCCCGACTACAACCGCACCCTCGACAAGGTCGCGGAGCGGTTCCTCGGCAGCCGCCGCATCGGCACCACCGGTCGCGGCATCGGGCCGACGTATGCGGACAAGATGAACCGCATCGGCATCCGCGTCCAGGACCTCTTCGACGAGAAGATCCTCGAGCAGAAGGTCGAGGGCGCCCTCGACCTCAAGAGCCAGGTGCTCACCAAGGTCTACAACCGCCGCGCCCCCTCGGTGCAGCAGACGGTCGAGGAGCTCCTCTCCAACGCCGAGCGGCTGGCGCCGTACGTCTGCGACACCGGCCTGCTCCTCGGCCAGGCCCTCGACCGCGACGAGACCCTGCTGCTCGAGGCCGGCCAGGCCACCCTGCTCGACGTCGACCACGGCACCTACCCGTTCGTGACCTCCTCGTCCGCGACGGCCGGCGGCGCCTGCACCGGCTCCGGCATCCCGCCGACGCGCATCGACCAGGTGATCGCGATCGTGAAGGCCTACACGACCCGGGTCGGCGAGGGCCCGTTCCCGACCGAGCTGCTCGACGCGGACGGCGAGTTCCTCCGCAACGCCGGCGCCGAGTTCGGTACGACGACCGGCCGCCCGCGCCGCTGCGGCTGGTACGACGCCGTCATCGCCCGCTACGCCGCGCGGATCAACGGCGTGACCGACTTCGTGCTGACCAAGCTCGACGTGCTCACCGGCATCGAGCAGATCCCGGTGTGCGTGGCCTACGACGTCGACGGCGTGCGCCTCGACGACATGCCGGTCAACCAGACCGACTTCCACCACGCGAAGCCGGTCTACGAGTTCTTCCCCGGCTGGAGCGAGGACATCTCCGGCGCCCGCACCCTGGAGGACCTGCCGAAGAACGCGCAGTCCTACGTGCAGGCCCTCGAGGAGATGTCCGGCGCGCGGATGTCGGTGGTCGGCGTCGGCCCCGAGCGCGAGCAGGCGGTCGTGCTGCACCCGCTGCGCTGA
- a CDS encoding GNAT family N-acetyltransferase: MTPDVRPATEADLDAVAAIYAREVREGYATFDTEVPPRTRWSAKLASTHPGDHFLVAVDGERVVGFAYSGPYRERGAYTHTRESTIYLDPSAAGRGLGRTLYGELVARVTASGARTLLAAIALPNDASEGLHRAYGFERLGVMREVGRKLDRWIDVAWWQLLIDDHGDRSSVAR, encoded by the coding sequence GTGACTCCTGACGTCCGGCCCGCCACCGAGGCCGACCTCGACGCCGTCGCCGCGATCTACGCCCGCGAGGTTCGCGAGGGTTACGCGACGTTCGACACCGAGGTGCCGCCCCGGACCCGGTGGTCGGCGAAGCTGGCGTCGACCCACCCCGGCGACCACTTCCTCGTCGCCGTCGACGGCGAGCGCGTCGTCGGTTTCGCCTACTCCGGTCCCTACCGCGAACGGGGCGCCTACACCCACACCCGCGAGTCGACGATCTACCTCGACCCGAGCGCGGCCGGCCGCGGCCTCGGGCGGACGCTGTACGGCGAGCTCGTGGCGCGGGTGACGGCGTCGGGCGCGCGCACGCTGCTCGCGGCGATCGCCCTCCCCAACGACGCGAGCGAGGGGCTGCACCGAGCGTACGGGTTCGAGCGGCTCGGGGTCATGCGCGAGGTCGGGCGCAAGCTCGACCGGTGGATCGACGTCGCGTGGTGGCAGCTGCTGATCGACGACCACGGCGACCGGTCGTCCGTCGCCCGCTGA
- the purD gene encoding phosphoribosylamine--glycine ligase, with protein MTDSLTCLVIGSGGREHALALALAQDPAVGALHAAPGNPGIAGVATCHEVDAMNPAAVADLAASLGADLVVVGPEAPLVAGVADAVRERGIAVFGPSAAAAQLEGSKAFSKEVMAAAGVPTAGSRTCSTPEEYAAALDELGAPYVVKDDALAAGKGVVVTRDRAEALAHAEACGRVVIEEFLAGPEVSLFAVCDGTTAYPLQPAQDFKRIHDGGRGPNTGGMGSYSPLPWAQPDLADVVMRTVVQPTLDEMTKRDAPFVGCLYVGLALTEAGPKVIEFNCRFGDPDIQPVLALLDAPLGELLHAAARGRLADVPAPRFRDGASVTVVLASAGYPESSTRGDVIAGAEDADALVDVDVIHAGTAETDAGLVTAGGRVLAVRATGGDVADARARAYSALGLVYFDGAQHRTDIAAEPLGVVEGASLTE; from the coding sequence GTGACCGACTCCCTCACCTGCCTCGTCATCGGCTCGGGCGGTCGCGAGCACGCGCTCGCGCTGGCCCTCGCCCAGGACCCCGCGGTGGGGGCGCTCCACGCGGCGCCCGGCAACCCCGGCATCGCCGGCGTCGCGACCTGCCACGAGGTCGACGCGATGAATCCCGCGGCGGTCGCCGACCTCGCCGCGTCGCTCGGCGCCGACCTCGTCGTGGTCGGGCCGGAGGCGCCGCTGGTGGCCGGCGTCGCCGACGCCGTGCGCGAACGTGGGATCGCCGTCTTCGGGCCGTCCGCGGCCGCGGCGCAGCTCGAGGGGTCCAAGGCGTTCTCGAAGGAGGTCATGGCCGCGGCCGGTGTGCCGACCGCCGGGTCGCGCACCTGCTCCACGCCCGAGGAGTACGCCGCCGCGCTCGACGAGCTCGGGGCGCCGTACGTCGTGAAGGACGACGCGCTCGCCGCCGGCAAGGGCGTCGTGGTGACGCGCGACCGGGCCGAGGCCCTCGCCCACGCCGAGGCGTGCGGCCGGGTGGTCATCGAGGAGTTCCTCGCCGGGCCCGAGGTCTCGCTGTTCGCGGTGTGCGACGGCACCACCGCTTACCCGCTCCAGCCCGCCCAGGACTTCAAGCGCATCCACGACGGCGGCCGTGGCCCCAACACGGGCGGCATGGGCTCCTACTCGCCGCTCCCGTGGGCGCAGCCCGACCTCGCCGACGTCGTGATGCGCACCGTGGTGCAGCCGACCCTCGACGAGATGACGAAGCGGGACGCCCCCTTTGTCGGCTGCCTGTACGTCGGCCTCGCGCTCACCGAGGCGGGCCCGAAGGTCATCGAGTTCAACTGCCGGTTCGGCGACCCGGACATCCAGCCGGTGCTCGCGCTGCTCGACGCGCCGCTCGGTGAGCTGCTCCACGCCGCGGCCCGGGGTCGTCTCGCCGACGTGCCCGCCCCGCGGTTCCGCGACGGCGCGTCCGTCACGGTGGTGCTGGCGTCGGCCGGCTACCCGGAGTCGTCGACCAGGGGCGACGTGATCGCGGGCGCGGAGGACGCCGACGCGCTCGTCGACGTCGACGTGATCCACGCGGGCACCGCCGAGACCGACGCCGGCCTGGTCACCGCCGGCGGGCGCGTGCTCGCCGTACGGGCCACCGGCGGCGACGTCGCCGATGCCCGTGCCCGGGCCTACTCCGCGCTCGGGCTCGTCTACTTCGACGGCGCCCAGCACCGCACCGACATCGCCGCCGAGCCGCTCGGCGTGGTGGAGGGCGCGTCCCTCACCGAGTGA
- the purB gene encoding adenylosuccinate lyase, whose protein sequence is MTVPNVLATRYAAADLAEIWSPEHKIVLERQLWIAVLKAQRDLGIDVPDGVVEAYESVVEKVDLDSIAARERVTRHDVKARIEEFSALAGHEHIHKGMTSRDLTENVEQLQVRQSLALMRDRAIATLARLANRAGEYETLVMAGRSHNVAAQATTLGKRFATAADELLIAVERIDDLLARYPLRGIKGPMGTAQDMLDLLGGDDAKLADLEQRVAAHLGFERVLTSVGQVYPRSLDFDVLSALVQLTAAPSNLATTIRLMAGNEIVTEGFKEGQVGSSAMPHKMNTRSCERVNGLAVVTRGYLSMVGELAGDQWNEGDVSCSVVRRVALPDAFFAVDGLFQTFLTVLDEFGAFPAVIQRELDRYLPFLATTKVLMAAVRNGVGRETAHEAIKEAAVGTALAMRQGQADNDVFAKLAGDERLGLTSDQLATLVAEPITFTGAAVAQTQQVCRRVADLVAANPAAAAYAPGEIL, encoded by the coding sequence GTGACCGTGCCCAACGTCCTCGCCACCCGCTACGCCGCAGCCGACCTCGCAGAGATCTGGTCGCCCGAGCACAAGATCGTCCTCGAGCGGCAGCTGTGGATCGCGGTCCTCAAGGCCCAACGGGACCTCGGCATCGACGTGCCCGACGGCGTCGTCGAGGCCTACGAGTCGGTCGTCGAGAAGGTCGACCTCGACTCGATCGCCGCCCGGGAGCGGGTCACCCGTCACGACGTGAAGGCGCGGATCGAGGAGTTCTCCGCGCTCGCCGGGCACGAGCACATCCACAAGGGCATGACCTCGCGCGACCTCACCGAGAACGTCGAGCAGCTCCAGGTGCGCCAGTCGCTGGCCCTGATGCGCGACCGCGCCATCGCCACGCTCGCGCGGCTCGCCAACCGCGCGGGGGAGTACGAGACGCTCGTCATGGCCGGCCGCTCCCACAACGTCGCCGCCCAGGCGACCACGCTCGGCAAGCGCTTCGCGACCGCCGCCGACGAGCTGCTCATCGCCGTCGAGCGCATCGACGACCTGCTCGCGCGCTACCCGCTGCGCGGCATCAAGGGCCCGATGGGCACGGCCCAGGACATGCTCGACCTGCTCGGCGGTGACGACGCCAAGCTCGCCGATCTCGAGCAGCGCGTCGCCGCGCACCTCGGCTTCGAGCGCGTGCTCACCTCGGTCGGCCAGGTGTACCCGCGCAGCCTCGACTTCGACGTGCTCTCCGCCCTCGTCCAGCTCACCGCGGCGCCGTCCAACCTCGCGACCACGATCCGCCTGATGGCCGGCAACGAGATCGTCACCGAGGGCTTCAAGGAGGGCCAGGTCGGCTCGTCCGCGATGCCGCACAAGATGAACACCCGCTCCTGCGAGCGGGTCAACGGCCTCGCGGTCGTGACGCGCGGCTACCTCTCGATGGTCGGCGAGCTCGCCGGCGACCAGTGGAACGAGGGCGACGTGTCCTGCTCCGTCGTACGACGGGTCGCCCTGCCGGACGCGTTCTTCGCCGTCGACGGCCTGTTCCAGACCTTCCTCACCGTGCTCGACGAGTTCGGCGCGTTCCCGGCGGTGATCCAGCGCGAGCTCGACCGCTACCTGCCGTTCCTCGCCACCACCAAGGTGCTGATGGCCGCGGTCCGCAACGGCGTCGGCCGCGAGACCGCGCACGAGGCCATCAAGGAAGCGGCCGTCGGCACCGCCCTCGCGATGCGCCAGGGCCAGGCCGACAACGACGTCTTCGCCAAGCTCGCGGGCGACGAGCGCCTCGGCCTGACCTCCGACCAGCTCGCGACCCTGGTCGCCGAGCCGATCACGTTCACCGGCGCCGCGGTCGCCCAGACCCAGCAGGTTTGCCGCCGCGTCGCCGACCTCGTGGCGGCCAACCCGGCCGCGGCGGCGTACGCACCGGGGGAGATCCTCTGA
- a CDS encoding sterol desaturase family protein — translation MSLLRHHLFLAATSCFLGVLVLFSVLCFHFPDLLTSRELRAVYTEEFARTLLLVGLAAAFVTGTVAVLRDQHKRLAFTGVGAATAAVLLGGTEVPFDGPIRDTPFSLGLDWFVLALFFSALVFIPLEHHFARRPVVVFRPGWRTDAAYFFMSHVLVQLILIIVTATTSLVVASAKVPGVQEWVGGLPFVAQFLLAVFVADAAQAGLHRGYHRIMVLWRFHAVHHSSPELDWLAGSRVHFMETVLTRSVVLLPLLLLGFSPNAVNAYAVLVGIQAVVAHANIGIRFGWLEYLVVLPRYHHWHHARHRDYWDRNYAIHLPLVDMLMGSFKLPRDGSWPEEYGVFKRETVPEGILAQHVAPFLGDRTYDEYVH, via the coding sequence ATGAGCCTGCTGCGCCACCACCTCTTCCTCGCGGCGACGTCGTGCTTCCTCGGCGTCCTCGTGCTGTTCTCGGTGCTCTGCTTCCACTTCCCCGACCTGCTCACGAGCCGCGAACTCCGGGCCGTCTACACCGAGGAGTTCGCGCGGACGCTCCTCCTGGTCGGGCTCGCGGCCGCCTTCGTCACCGGCACCGTCGCGGTCCTGCGCGACCAGCACAAGCGGCTGGCGTTCACGGGGGTCGGCGCGGCGACGGCAGCCGTCCTCCTCGGCGGCACCGAGGTGCCGTTCGACGGCCCGATCCGCGACACCCCGTTCTCCCTCGGGCTGGACTGGTTCGTGCTCGCGCTCTTCTTCTCGGCGCTCGTCTTCATCCCGCTCGAGCACCACTTCGCGCGCCGACCGGTCGTCGTGTTCCGGCCGGGCTGGCGCACCGACGCGGCGTACTTCTTCATGAGCCACGTCCTGGTGCAGCTCATCCTGATCATCGTCACCGCCACGACCAGCCTCGTCGTCGCGTCGGCGAAGGTGCCCGGCGTCCAGGAGTGGGTGGGCGGCCTGCCGTTCGTCGCCCAGTTCCTGCTGGCGGTGTTCGTCGCGGACGCGGCGCAGGCCGGCCTGCACCGGGGCTACCACCGGATCATGGTGCTGTGGCGCTTCCACGCCGTCCACCACTCGAGCCCCGAGCTCGACTGGCTGGCGGGCTCCCGGGTGCACTTCATGGAGACCGTCCTGACCCGCAGCGTCGTCCTGCTGCCGCTCCTGCTGCTCGGCTTCTCGCCGAACGCCGTCAACGCCTATGCCGTGCTCGTCGGCATCCAGGCGGTGGTCGCGCACGCCAACATCGGCATCAGGTTCGGCTGGCTGGAGTACCTGGTCGTGCTGCCGCGCTACCACCACTGGCACCACGCCCGTCACCGGGACTACTGGGACCGCAACTACGCGATCCACCTGCCCCTCGTCGACATGCTGATGGGCTCGTTCAAGCTGCCGCGCGACGGCAGCTGGCCCGAGGAGTACGGCGTGTTCAAGCGCGAGACCGTGCCCGAGGGGATCCTCGCCCAGCACGTGGCGCCGTTCCTCGGGGACCGGACGTACGACGAGTACGTCCACTGA
- a CDS encoding AGE family epimerase/isomerase, giving the protein MPPRRRPRGGQPGRGGVRTGGDPLTEPGSAAYLAEQRRELLRFAAAARTEAGFGWLDDTGRLAPGRPTELWITCRMTHVFSLGLLAGERPAPGGPDAGELRALAEHGVRALLDGPLADETYGGWRATVPGDDDKLGYGHAFVVLAGSSASVARLDGGEELLAAAIATVEKRFWVEDDGMVVDRWDRVWSDLDPYRGVNANMHAVEAFLAAGDVTGDATWHERAGRISARVVDWARGNGWRVPEHFDERWRPRLEHNRDRPADPFQPYGATVGHGLEWARLLVAVDRTLGAAAPGGLVDAAVALADRAAEDGWAADGQPGFVYTTDWEGRPVVRSRMHWVAAEAVATAEVLHRATGDGRWSRAAAEWWRWIDEHLVDRENGSWRHELDERNRPVAEVWPGKPDVYHAYQAALLPALPVVPSFASALAAAGGVPGV; this is encoded by the coding sequence TTGCCGCCGCGTCGCCGACCTCGTGGCGGCCAACCCGGCCGCGGCGGCGTACGCACCGGGGGAGATCCTCTGACCGAGCCGGGCAGCGCGGCGTACCTCGCGGAGCAGCGGCGGGAGCTGCTGCGGTTCGCGGCGGCAGCGCGCACCGAGGCCGGCTTCGGCTGGCTCGACGACACCGGCCGGCTCGCGCCCGGCCGGCCGACCGAGCTGTGGATCACCTGCCGGATGACCCACGTCTTCAGCCTCGGCCTGCTGGCCGGCGAGCGGCCGGCACCCGGCGGCCCCGACGCCGGTGAGCTTCGGGCGCTGGCGGAGCACGGCGTCCGCGCCTTGCTCGACGGACCGCTCGCCGACGAGACGTACGGCGGCTGGCGCGCCACCGTGCCCGGCGACGACGACAAGCTCGGCTACGGCCACGCGTTCGTCGTGCTGGCCGGGAGCTCGGCGAGCGTCGCCCGCCTCGACGGCGGCGAGGAGCTGCTCGCCGCCGCCATCGCGACGGTGGAGAAGCGCTTCTGGGTCGAGGACGACGGCATGGTCGTCGACCGCTGGGACCGGGTGTGGTCCGACCTCGACCCCTATCGCGGCGTCAACGCCAACATGCACGCCGTCGAGGCGTTCCTCGCCGCCGGCGACGTCACCGGCGACGCGACCTGGCACGAGCGGGCCGGCCGGATCTCGGCGCGCGTCGTCGACTGGGCCCGCGGCAACGGCTGGCGGGTGCCGGAGCACTTCGACGAGCGGTGGCGGCCGCGGCTCGAGCACAACCGCGACCGTCCCGCCGACCCGTTCCAGCCCTACGGGGCGACCGTCGGTCACGGGCTGGAGTGGGCACGCCTGCTGGTCGCCGTCGACCGGACGCTCGGTGCCGCCGCACCCGGCGGCCTGGTCGACGCGGCGGTCGCACTCGCCGACCGGGCCGCCGAGGACGGCTGGGCGGCGGACGGGCAGCCGGGCTTCGTCTACACGACCGACTGGGAGGGCCGGCCCGTCGTACGGTCGCGCATGCACTGGGTCGCCGCCGAGGCGGTCGCCACCGCCGAGGTGCTGCACCGCGCCACCGGCGACGGGCGCTGGAGCCGCGCGGCCGCCGAGTGGTGGCGGTGGATCGACGAGCATCTCGTCGACCGGGAGAACGGGTCGTGGCGGCACGAGCTCGACGAGCGCAACCGGCCGGTCGCCGAGGTGTGGCCGGGGAAGCCGGACGTCTACCACGCCTACCAGGCGGCGCTGCTGCCCGCGCTGCCGGTCGTCCCCTCCTTCGCCTCCGCGCTCGCGGCGGCAGGGGGCGTCCCTGGGGTGTGA
- a CDS encoding RNA polymerase sigma factor, protein MTASQTATRQQQAGPDHPPTARADHYRRLYLAHFGGILGYAVRRVDSRADAADVVSETFLVAWRRLDDAPPGEERPWLYGIARNVLANHHRSVRRRGRLGARLRDVLAEDVVPDPADGVVERDRVREALGRLSADDRELLTLVAWDGLSAPEAAQVLGIAPGATRMRLTRARRRFAEALGDSPPGDGHDTPTTHRDAPEEER, encoded by the coding sequence ATGACCGCCTCGCAGACGGCGACCCGGCAGCAGCAAGCCGGGCCCGACCACCCTCCGACGGCCCGCGCCGACCACTACCGCAGGCTCTACCTCGCCCACTTCGGCGGGATCCTCGGCTACGCGGTGCGACGCGTCGACTCCCGTGCCGACGCTGCCGACGTCGTGAGCGAGACGTTCCTTGTCGCGTGGCGCCGGCTCGACGACGCGCCGCCGGGTGAGGAACGGCCCTGGCTCTACGGGATCGCGCGCAACGTGCTGGCCAACCACCACCGGTCGGTACGGCGCCGCGGGCGGCTCGGCGCGCGGCTCCGCGACGTGCTGGCCGAGGACGTCGTACCCGATCCGGCCGACGGTGTCGTCGAGCGCGACCGGGTGCGGGAGGCGCTCGGCCGGCTGTCGGCCGACGACCGCGAGCTGTTGACGCTGGTCGCGTGGGACGGGCTCTCCGCGCCCGAGGCCGCGCAGGTCCTCGGCATCGCGCCCGGCGCCACCCGGATGCGGCTGACGCGGGCCCGCCGGAGGTTCGCCGAGGCACTCGGTGACAGTCCGCCCGGGGACGGACATGACACGCCGACCACCCACCGCGACGCACCGGAGGAGGAGCGATGA
- a CDS encoding protein kinase domain-containing protein, producing the protein MRVPQPGDQFGRYRIDRVIGEGGMGVVFAATDTRLQRTVAIKVITGPLAGNADFLRRFHGEAAVLAQLDSPYVISIIDHDEIDGLPYIVTQYVDGTDLGSLLKQGPLTAKLALMVCAQIARGLGDAHRRGVIHRDVKPGNVLLREPGTPEMHAYVCDFGIAQTDSSDGRTATGMVAGTWAYLAPERTQGSPASPASDIYALGCVLWACLAGAPPYSGSDVEMAIAHAQAPVPQLAGEGPFVAELNGVLGRLLAKDPADRYPDAPSARADLERLVVTAPDSTLAVPTAAPSAATVVRTPSNPLPPPPQPSTTHAREVPPPPPAAEPSRRKKWPIAVAAVAVLAVVGGGAAAGMMLANDSDDPADEPQAEPIAGDFDGDGLGDVVLHQDQFDALAPLSVWTVPSNKDSFGLPVNEPAEEGFVDSGDVDGDGALDIVFTDGISADGQLQIAVITDGVHKKYTVLADEEAEIGGAFNAIADLTGDGLDDIALVGSPYGDKDSIWVAESTGDGFKEPTKWWDSDLSGGSVWAADVDGDGADEIAYWADNQHDPESEEPDPMPGGRLTILAVEDGQLVKRAQRVLYKSAANPFIAPWVVGDVDGDGADEFAGIALTCRSIGVFEVEGDKFTKPVKWMTQKLSVQKARKCLHNYPIRQQLLSDVDGDGDSDLVEIWEPELEGTTFPLKVRLSDGESFGDSEDWGELNCGDSCDDIFNVVN; encoded by the coding sequence ATGCGCGTTCCACAGCCGGGTGACCAGTTCGGCCGCTACCGGATCGATCGGGTGATCGGCGAGGGCGGCATGGGGGTCGTCTTCGCGGCGACCGACACCCGCCTCCAGCGCACGGTGGCGATCAAGGTGATCACCGGCCCGCTCGCCGGCAACGCCGACTTCCTCCGCCGCTTCCACGGCGAGGCCGCGGTGCTCGCGCAGCTCGACTCGCCGTACGTCATCTCGATCATCGACCACGACGAGATCGACGGCCTCCCCTACATCGTCACGCAGTACGTCGACGGCACCGATCTCGGCAGCCTGCTCAAGCAGGGGCCGCTCACCGCCAAGCTCGCGCTGATGGTCTGCGCCCAGATCGCTCGCGGCCTCGGCGACGCGCACCGGCGCGGCGTCATCCACCGCGACGTCAAGCCGGGCAACGTGCTGCTCCGCGAGCCGGGCACGCCCGAGATGCACGCCTACGTCTGCGACTTCGGCATCGCCCAGACCGACAGCTCCGACGGGCGTACGGCGACCGGCATGGTGGCCGGCACCTGGGCCTACCTCGCGCCGGAGCGGACGCAGGGCTCCCCCGCGTCGCCCGCCAGCGACATCTACGCGCTGGGCTGCGTGCTCTGGGCATGCCTCGCCGGCGCGCCGCCGTACTCCGGCAGCGACGTGGAGATGGCGATCGCGCACGCACAGGCGCCGGTGCCCCAGCTCGCCGGCGAGGGCCCGTTCGTCGCGGAGCTCAACGGCGTGCTCGGCCGACTGCTCGCGAAGGACCCGGCCGATCGCTACCCCGACGCGCCCAGCGCGCGGGCCGACCTCGAGCGGCTCGTGGTGACCGCGCCCGACTCCACGCTCGCGGTGCCGACCGCGGCGCCGAGCGCGGCCACCGTGGTGCGCACACCGAGCAACCCGCTGCCCCCGCCCCCGCAGCCGAGCACCACGCACGCGCGGGAGGTGCCGCCTCCTCCGCCGGCCGCGGAGCCGTCACGCCGCAAGAAGTGGCCGATCGCGGTCGCGGCCGTCGCCGTGCTCGCGGTGGTCGGCGGTGGCGCAGCCGCGGGCATGATGCTCGCGAACGACTCCGACGACCCGGCCGACGAGCCCCAGGCGGAGCCGATCGCCGGCGACTTCGACGGCGACGGCCTCGGCGACGTCGTGCTCCACCAGGACCAGTTCGACGCCCTTGCGCCGTTGTCGGTGTGGACGGTGCCCTCCAACAAGGACTCGTTCGGGCTGCCGGTCAACGAACCGGCGGAGGAGGGCTTCGTCGACAGCGGCGACGTCGACGGCGACGGAGCGCTCGACATCGTCTTCACCGACGGGATCAGCGCCGACGGGCAGCTCCAGATCGCCGTGATCACCGACGGCGTGCACAAGAAGTACACCGTGCTGGCCGACGAGGAGGCTGAGATCGGCGGCGCATTCAACGCGATCGCCGACCTGACCGGCGACGGCCTCGACGACATCGCGCTCGTCGGCTCGCCGTACGGCGACAAGGACAGCATCTGGGTCGCGGAGTCCACCGGCGACGGGTTCAAGGAGCCCACGAAGTGGTGGGACTCCGACCTGTCCGGCGGCTCGGTCTGGGCGGCCGACGTCGACGGCGACGGAGCCGACGAGATCGCCTACTGGGCCGACAACCAGCACGACCCGGAGTCCGAGGAGCCGGACCCCATGCCGGGCGGGCGGCTCACGATCCTCGCAGTCGAGGACGGCCAGCTCGTCAAGCGCGCGCAGCGGGTGCTCTACAAGTCGGCCGCCAACCCGTTCATCGCGCCCTGGGTCGTCGGCGACGTCGACGGCGACGGCGCCGACGAGTTCGCGGGCATCGCGCTGACCTGTCGCAGCATCGGCGTCTTCGAGGTCGAGGGCGACAAGTTCACCAAGCCGGTGAAGTGGATGACCCAGAAGCTGTCGGTGCAGAAGGCACGCAAGTGCCTGCACAACTACCCGATCCGGCAGCAGCTGCTGTCCGACGTCGACGGTGACGGCGACAGCGACCTGGTGGAGATCTGGGAGCCGGAGCTCGAGGGGACGACCTTCCCCCTCAAGGTGCGCCTCTCCGACGGTGAGTCGTTCGGCGACTCCGAGGACTGGGGCGAGCTGAACTGCGGGGACAGCTGCGACGACATCTTCAACGTCGTCAACTGA